The Desulfoscipio gibsoniae DSM 7213 genome contains a region encoding:
- a CDS encoding NUDIX domain-containing protein: MPEKIIESEKVFTGRVIAVRKDRIQLPDGGKSIREVVSCADAVAVVALTDGGEVLMVKQYRHPAGKELWEIPAGKIEAGEYPLHCAQRELEEETGYRAQNWRQVYSFYTSPGFCTEQLHLFLASDLTKYDQKLDQDEFIEVEKIPLSEAVQMAGKGKIVDAKTIIGLLAADRDIDK; encoded by the coding sequence ATGCCTGAAAAAATAATTGAGAGTGAAAAGGTTTTTACTGGTAGAGTTATAGCCGTGCGCAAGGACAGGATACAATTACCCGATGGCGGTAAGAGTATTCGTGAGGTGGTGAGTTGCGCCGATGCCGTGGCGGTGGTGGCGTTAACAGATGGTGGTGAGGTACTAATGGTTAAACAGTATCGCCATCCTGCGGGTAAAGAGCTTTGGGAAATACCGGCCGGGAAAATAGAGGCGGGTGAGTACCCGCTACACTGTGCTCAAAGGGAACTGGAAGAGGAAACTGGTTACCGGGCTCAAAATTGGCGCCAAGTATATTCTTTTTATACCTCACCCGGGTTTTGCACAGAACAGTTGCATTTATTTCTAGCCAGTGACCTGACTAAATATGATCAAAAACTTGATCAGGATGAATTTATTGAAGTAGAAAAAATACCATTGTCAGAAGCGGTACAAATGGCAGGCAAAGGTAAAATTGTGGACGCCAAAACTATTATTGGGTTACTGGCTGCTGACAGAGATATAGATAAATAA
- the minC gene encoding septum site-determining protein MinC, which translates to MPREAIDIKGTKQGLIILLDPNRDFEDIKTGLKNKMESSSGFFSGAQFTLYREKQLFPAEKNELESICRAYGLIPSPEVQWPPTQRKINGKAEKHVHHTQAKKFATPGEDTLLVKRTMRSGQTVTYDGHVTVLGNIHPGAQVTATGNIVILGTCSGSVHAGQSGNQKAYIIALNIKNGHLRIADHILYPEMETSLTGPVIASINQNKITLADYINKRP; encoded by the coding sequence TTGCCGAGGGAAGCGATTGACATAAAAGGAACTAAACAGGGTCTAATTATACTTTTGGACCCAAACCGGGATTTTGAAGACATTAAAACCGGGCTGAAGAATAAAATGGAATCCTCCAGTGGTTTCTTTTCCGGTGCCCAATTTACACTATATCGAGAAAAACAACTTTTCCCAGCGGAAAAAAATGAATTAGAGTCTATCTGCAGGGCATATGGTCTTATTCCCAGCCCGGAGGTCCAATGGCCACCAACCCAACGCAAAATAAACGGCAAGGCAGAAAAACATGTTCATCACACTCAAGCTAAAAAGTTTGCCACACCAGGAGAAGATACCTTACTGGTAAAGCGCACCATGCGTTCCGGACAAACGGTTACATACGATGGACATGTCACAGTTCTGGGCAACATTCATCCGGGTGCCCAGGTAACGGCCACGGGTAATATAGTCATATTGGGAACCTGCTCCGGGTCGGTCCATGCCGGCCAATCCGGTAATCAAAAAGCCTATATTATAGCTTTAAATATTAAAAACGGACACTTAAGAATTGCGGACCATATACTTTATCCCGAAATGGAAACATCACTCACCGGACCTGTAATAGCCAGCATAAATCAGAATAAAATTACTTTGGCTGATTATATAAATAAGCGCCCTTAA